The Apteryx mantelli isolate bAptMan1 chromosome Z, bAptMan1.hap1, whole genome shotgun sequence genome has a segment encoding these proteins:
- the LYSMD3 gene encoding lysM and putative peptidoglycan-binding domain-containing protein 3: protein MSGRSPSCGLPPPAMAQSPGGGHLHPFGSGADGEGPEEEVEVYELRPRGREKVRRSTSRDRLDDIVLLTKDIQEGDTLNAIALQYCCSVADIKRINNLINDQDFFALRSIKIPVKKFSVLTETHVSPKGRPVLRPAHCSPEIQETLPSDKFSANETAGNFLKVVDRDIEQIVKCNDTKRENLNEVVSALAAQQICFETDSKTKKCKDPYYGADWGIGWWTAVVIMLVIGIVTPVFYLLYYEVLVKADVSHHSTMESSHSGVTAPSHQKQIGNGINPANIINVNQGYK, encoded by the exons ATGTCCGGGAGGAGCCCCAGCTGcggcctgccgccgccggccaTGGCGCAGTCCCCGGGGGGTGGCCACCTGCACCCTTTCGGCAGTGGCGCCGACGGCGAGGGCCCCGAGGAGGAGGTGGAAGTGTACGAGCTgcggccccggggcagggagAAGGTCCGCAGAAGCACGTCTAGAGACCGGCTGGATGATATTGTTCTGCTAACGAAGGATATACAAGAAGGGGACACTTTAAATGCGATTGCACTTCAGTATTGTTGCTCA gttGCAGATATCAAGAGGATTAACAATCTTATCAATGATCAAGATTTTTTTGCCCTGAGGTCTATCAAAATTCCAGTAAAGAAGTTCAGTGTATTGACTGAAACACATGTCTCTCCAAAAGGAAGACCAGTTCTACGGCCTGCTCACTGTTCTCCGGAAATACAGGAAACATTGCCTTCTGATAAATTCTCTGCTAATGAGACTGCTGGCAACTTCTTAAAAGTAGTAGATCGTGATATAGAACAAATAGTGAAATGTAATGATACAAAGAGAGAGAACCTTAATGAAGTTGTTTCTGCCTTAGCAGCCCAACAGATCTGTTTTGAAACTGATAGTAAAACTAAAAAATGCAAAGATCCTTATTATGGAGCAGATTGGGGTATAGGATGGTGGACAGCTGTAGTGATTATGTTGGTTATTGGCATAGTAACTCCAGTTTTTTATCTTCTGTATTATGAAGTTTTAGTGAAAGCAGATGTCAGTCACCATTCTACAATGGAATCTTCCCATTCAGGTGTCACAGCACCATCACATCAGAAACAAATAGGAAATGGAATAAATCCAGCAAATATTATAAATGTTAATCAAGGATATAAATGA